The sequence below is a genomic window from Chloroflexota bacterium.
CCAAGACCGGCTTCGGCGCGCACGAAGGCGAATCGGGCGAAGTCTCCGTAGACTCCCCTCTCACCGGCGTCATCGTCCGCATCGAAGTGGAAAAGGGCAAGGAGGTGGCCAAGGGCGATGTCCTCCTCGTCGTGGAAGCGATGAAGATGCAGAACGAGATCAAGGCCCCAAAGGCCGGCGTGGTGAAGGCCGTCAAGGTGAAGCCCGGCCAGAAGGTCACCATGCGCCAGTCCCTGCTCACCATCGGCTAGCTTGGTCGCAGCAGCCCCGCTATCCTCGCCTTCACCGCAGGCCACTCCGCATCCGTGATCGAGTACGTCGCCGTGTCTCTGATCTCACCATCGTAAGCCATTCGCTCCGCCCTGATTATTCCGTCCAGCCTCGCGCCCAGCCGCTCGATGGCGGTCCGCGACCGCTGGTTCCGCGAATCTGTGCGTACCCACACGCGATGTACCCGCCACACTTCGAAGGCATGCGTCAGCATCAACAGCTTCGCCTCGGTGTTTATCCCCGTCCGCTGCGCCTCGGGCGAAAGCCACGTCCACCCGATCTCCACCACATCCGGCAGGTCCTCCCCGCGTTGATGTGCGCTCCCCGGCGGCCAATCCCAGAACTCGATGCTGCCGAAGCGCGTCGAGCCGACTATCCGCCCTGTCGCGCAGTTGATAGTGACAAAAGGCAGCGCTGTTCCCGCCTCTTGGCGCGCCAGCGCCGTCTCCACATAGCGCCGCATGGCCGCCTGGGTGGATGGGACTTCGGTGAAACCGTACGACCCTCGAGACATGGTCGCGGCAGCAACAAGGCCGGGGACGTGCTGGAGTGTGAGGGGTTCGAGCCGGACGTGACTGCCTTGGAGCGTGACCCTTTCTAGAACGCGCCGCTTATCGCTTCCCATCCAATTTCTTCTCCACATCTCCCAGCTTCGCCTCAAGCCGCGCCTGCCGCAGCGCCATCGTCAGGTCGCCCCGCGTGCGCTCCGTCACCCCGCGCACCATATCCGTCGTCCGCTTCAGGTTCCCCGTCAGCGCGTCCGGAAAGTCCATCGTCGCCAGCATCGTGTAGATATCGTCCATCTCGCCCAGGATCGCCTCGCACCGGTGCACATCGTCCTTC
It includes:
- a CDS encoding GNAT family N-acetyltransferase, which codes for MGSDKRRVLERVTLQGSHVRLEPLTLQHVPGLVAAATMSRGSYGFTEVPSTQAAMRRYVETALARQEAGTALPFVTINCATGRIVGSTRFGSIEFWDWPPGSAHQRGEDLPDVVEIGWTWLSPEAQRTGINTEAKLLMLTHAFEVWRVHRVWVRTDSRNQRSRTAIERLGARLDGIIRAERMAYDGEIRDTATYSITDAEWPAVKARIAGLLRPS